The Desulfovibrio legallii genomic interval CCGCCGGGAAACTCCAGCAGTTCCATGGACATGGCGTTCTGTACGCCATACACGCGGGCGATGCCGTCACCGACGTAGAGCACGGTGCCGGTCTCGCTCATTTCTACGCGCTGCTCGTAGTTTTTGATTTGATCCTCAATGATCTTGCTTATCTCTTCCGCTTTGATCTGCATGTGCTATTCACCCCTCTTGAATGTCTCCCGAAGGATTCCCAACTGCGCGCGCAGACTTGCGTCCAGCACCCGGTCCCCCAGCTTGAGCACCATTCCCCCCAGTATGTCTTTATCCACGGCAAAGGTGAGCTCTATGTCCGCGCCGGCCTTTTTTTGCAGGGCGTCTTTGAGTTTGGCCTTTTTGTCGTTGGAAAGTTTCACCGCGGTGATGCACTGTCCGCGGAGGATACCCTTGGCCTCGTCCAGCATCTTGCCGTACCAGGCCGCAATTTCGTCAAGGAAGGCGAGCCGTTCCTTGTCTGCCAGCAGGAAGCAGAAATTGCGCATGGTCTGGTCGGCCTTGAGCTTATCCAGCAGTTTGCCAAGCACCGCCTTTTTTTCTTCCACGCCGATGACCGGGCTTTTGAGGGTCTGGCCCAGGTCCGGCGCGGCGGCCAGCATCTCGCCCAGTGAGGCAAGACACGCGCCGCGGGCGCTCAGAGCCTGCTCCCCTTCCTCCTTGCCCAGGGCGAAGATGGCGTTGGCGTACCTGCGTGCAACCACAGTGTTGATCAATGGAGCACCACCTTGTTAAGCGAGTTGGCGATCAGTTTCTCGTGTTCTTCCGCCGTGAGGCGCGAGCTCAGGGCCTTGGCCGTGGCTTCCACGATTTCGTCGGCGATGGCGGCGCGCACCTGGGCGAACACGGCACGACCCTCGTTTTCAGCGGTAAGGCGGGCCTGTTCCACAATCTGGGCCGCCTGGCGCTGCGCCTCTTCCACAATGCCCTGCTTCAGGGTTTCGGCCTGGGCGCGGCTTTCGGCCAGAATGGCCTCCCGCTCGGCATTGAGGTTGGCGATGCGCGTCTCTACCTCGGCCAGCTGGGCCTTGGCCGCGGCGCGGCGCTGCTCAAGCCCGTCCAGCGAATCTTTGATGCCTTGGCGGCGGTTTCTGAAAAAACGCTTGGCCAGCCCGCCCACAAAGTACCAGAGGATACCCGCAAAAATCACGAAGTTGAGCGCACGCCAGCCGAAGTCGCTCCAGCGCGGCGCCGCATGCCCCTCGTCGGCCCACGCCGCCTGGGGCAGCAGGGCCAGCGCCGCAACGACGCAGAAAAGCGGCAGGATAAAACCCGCGTGTTTCCATTTGCTCAAAGCCCACCCCCTCGGTCAAACAGTTAGCCATGCGCCGCAAGCGCCCCGCGCGCCCCGGCGAACCACCCCTAGCCCTTGAGCAGCCTGTCGGCCAGCCGTGTGGAAAGGCCGCCCACCTGCCCGCGCAGATCCGCAAGGGTTGCGGCGGCCTGGGCCTCCAGCGCGGCGCGCGTCTCGGCCAGAATGTCGCGGGCGCTCTTTTGCGCCGCGCCCACAATCTGCTGCTGCTCCGCCGCTCCGGCCTCCCGGCCTTCTTCGCGCTTGGCCCCGGCGTCCTGACGGGCGCGGGTCAGCTCGGCCTCATAGTTGGCAAGGCGCTCCGAAGCCTGATACTCAAAGGAGCCGGCTTCTTCTTCCATGCCTTCCAGAATGCCGTTGCGCTTTTTGATGATGGCCCGGATCGGCCGGATAAGGAGGATGTTGAGCACATACACCGCGATAAAAAAATTCGCCAGCTGAAACAGCAAGGTGATATTCAGGTCCAGCATGCCGCGTCCTCCTCAAACGATGCGGATTGAAGGAAAAAAGTGTAAGCCCTTGCAACATATCCGCTCGCCCCTGTTCTGTCAAAGGGTATTGGTGACAAATTTCGCAAACTCCCCAAAAAAAATTTTTGTAGCCTCCAAAATGGGCCTGAAACGCACGTTTGCGGGGGGAGTGCAGACCCTGGCCGGCCCTGTCGCGCATTTTCACAAACCGTTACTATTGTTCTTTGTCTGCAAAAGTGCGGGGTGCGGTCGCCCGGCGCGTGCGCGCCCCGCGCGGCCGGACTGGCATCACAGTATGCGCGCCGCCGCTGGCGGGTCTGCATGGACAAGGAAGAGAAAAAACGGTATAATTTTTTTTACGAAGCCAAGAGACCGCTGCCGGATGCGGATCGGAAAGGAGTTTATATGTTGCACGTTCGCATAGCCGTCCTGGCGGCGGCCCTGGCGCTGGGCCTGGCGCAGGGCCAGGCCCTGGCGGAGGAGGGCGGCGTCACGGCCCGCAGCGTCTTTGCCCTGCTGCCGGCCAGCATTTTTGAAAACACGCCTGAGGGCCTTACCGCCGCCGAAAAGCAGCAGCTGCTCACGGCCGGGCATTCGGAATTCTGGGAAATTGCCGGGGAAACTGAAGATGTGCTGGTGTTCGCCTCCCTGCCCTTCCGGGACGCGGCCGTGGCCCTGCGGCTCTTCCGCCATGTGCGCGACGGCGCGGTGGAGGCGGCCGTGGGCACCCTGGGCGGCCCCGTCTGCACCCTGGAGCTGTGGCGGGTGGACGCCACAGGCCGGGCCGTGCCCGCAGATACGCCCCCGGAGCCGGACGTGAGCGAGTTTCTTGCCCCCGGGCAGAAGCTGCCGCCCGACGTGCGGGCCACGGTGATGCTCTGCCTGGGCCTGGGCGGGCTCAAGGCCATGCCCTTATTTTGGACCAGCACGGGCATGGCCCATGTGCCGGTGGCCAATACCGTGAGCTACCAGTGGAACGGCGCTTCCTTTGAAAAGCGGGTGGCTCCGGCCGAGGAGTAGGGCGGGCGCGGGGCGGCTTTGTCCGCCGCGCGGGCGGCGGTTGCGTCCTGTCTGCGCCCCGGTTCGCCTTGGCGGCGGGCGCGCCTGCGGGGGGCGCATTGCCAAGTCGGCCCGGATGTCTTACTTAAGGGGGCTGCCGCCGGGTTTCAGGGCGGCAGCGCGGCGTCGCGCCGGTTTTGCGTCGGCGGCGTTGCGCATCCCGCCATCCTGAGGAGACCCCATGTTCGGCTTTCTTTTCAAAAAAATCTTCGGCAGCAAAAACGAGCGCTATCTGCGCCGGTTGCGGCCTCAGGTGCAGCGCGTCAACGCGCTGGAAGACCAGATGCGTCAGCTGGAGGATGCGGATTTTCCCGCCCGCATCGCGCAGTACAAAACGGCCGTGCAGGATCAGGGCCAGGATCTGGACGCCCTGCTGCCCGAAGTCTTTGCCCTGGTGCGCGAGGCCGCGCGCCGGGTTCTGGGCATGCGCCACTACGACGTGCAGCTGGTGGGCGGCATGGTGCTGCACAAGGGCAAGATCGCCGAGATGAAGACCGGCGAGGGCAAAACCCTGGTGGCCACCCTGCCCGTGGTGCTCAACGCCCTTACGGGCAAGGGCGTGCATGTGGTGACGGTCAACGACTACCTGGCCCGCCGCGACGCCCAGTGGATGGGCAAACTCTACGGCTTTCTGGGGCTCAGCACGGGCGTCATCATCCACGATATGGACGATGAAGAGCGCAAGGCCGCCTACAACGCCGACATCACCTACGGCACCAACAACGAATTCGGCTTCGACTACCTGCGCGACAACATGAAGTTCTACGCCAGCCAGCTGGTGCAGCGCGGCCACAACTTCGCCATTGTGGACGAGGTGGACTCCATCCTCATTGACGAGGCCCGCACGCCGCTGATCATTTCCGGCGCGGCGGACGAATCCGTGGACATGTACCGCACGGTGGACGACGTGGTCTGCCGGCTTACGCCGGAGCACTACACCATCGACGAAAAAGCCCGCACCGCCATGCTTACGGACGCGGGCGTGGCCCGCTGCGAAGAGCTGCTCCAGGTGGACAACCTCTTTGATCCGGCCAACATCACGGCCCAGCATCACGTCATGCAGTCCCTCAAGGCGCACCTGGTCTTCAAGCGGGACGTGGACTACATTGTCCAGAACGACCAGGTGGTCATTGTGGACGAATTCACCGGCCGCCTCATGGCGGGCCGCCGCTATTCCGACGGCCTGCACCAGGCCCTGGAGGCCAAGGAACACGTCACCGTGGCCGCGGAGAACCAGACCCTGGCCTCCATCACCTTTCAGAATTACTTCCGCCTGTACGACAAACTTTCCGGCATGACCGGCACCGCAGATACCGAGGCCGTGGAATTCCACCAGATCTACAATCTGGAGGTAGTCTCCATCCCGCCCAACAGGCCCATGGTCCGCAAGGATTATCCGGACCTCATCTACCGCAGCCGGCAGGAGAAGTTCGACGCCATCGCGAACGCCATTGTGGAGTTGCATAAGCGCGAGCAGCCCGTGCTGGTGGGCACCATCTCCATTGAAACTTCCGAGATGCTTTCCCAGCGCCTGACCAGGCTGGGCATCCCCCACAGCGTGCTCAACGCCAAACAGCACGAGCAGGAAGCGGAAATCGTGGCCCAGGCCGGGCAGAAGGGCAAGGTGACCATCGCCACCAACATGGCCGGCCGCGGCACGGATATCGTGCTGGGCGAGGGTGTGGTGGAGCTGGGCGGCCTGCACATCCTCGGCACGGAGCGCCACGAAAGCCGCCGCATCGACAACCAGCTGCGCGGCCGTTCGGGCCGCCAGGGCGACCCTGGCTCCTCCCGCTTCTATCTCTCGCTGGAAGACGACCTCATGCGGCTGTTCGGCTCGGACCGCATCAAGGGCCTTATGGAAAAGCTGGGCCTCAAGGACGGCGAGGCCATTGAGAACGCCATGGTCACCCGCGCCGTGGAAAGCGCCCAAAAACGGGTGGAGGCGCACCACTTCGAGATCCGCAAAACCCTGCTGGACTACGATAACGTCATGAACCAGCAGCGTGAGGTCATCTACACCCTGCGGCGCGAGCTCATGGTGGAGGCCGACCTTACCCCGGTGCTGGACGAATTTATGGGCGACGTGCTGGACGACGTCTACGCGCCCCTGGCCCGCGCCGGCGCCGACGGCGCCCAGGACCTGCGCGAGGCCGCCCTGGGCCGCCTGCGCGACATTTTCAATCTGGAGCGCGCCCTGCCCGAAGGGGCCCGCCTGCCCGAACGCGAAGAGTGCGACCCCCTGGTCCGCGTCCAGTTCGACCGCCTGCGGGAAGAAGCCGGGGCCGGCTACCAGGACATCCTGCGCTTCTTCCTGCTGGAAGAGCTGGACCGCTGCTGGAAGGAGCATCTGCGCAACATGGACGCCCTGCGCGACGGCATCGGCCTGCGCGGCTACGGCCAGCGCGACCCCAAGCTGGAGTACAAGCGCGAGGGCTTTGAAATGTTCCAGGCCATGCTCTTCCAGATCCGCGAGAGCGTGTTCCGCACCCTGACCCGCGTGCATGTGCGGCTGGAAGAGGCCGC includes:
- the atpH gene encoding ATP synthase F1 subunit delta — translated: MINTVVARRYANAIFALGKEEGEQALSARGACLASLGEMLAAAPDLGQTLKSPVIGVEEKKAVLGKLLDKLKADQTMRNFCFLLADKERLAFLDEIAAWYGKMLDEAKGILRGQCITAVKLSNDKKAKLKDALQKKAGADIELTFAVDKDILGGMVLKLGDRVLDASLRAQLGILRETFKRGE
- a CDS encoding ATP synthase F0 subunit B — translated: MSKWKHAGFILPLFCVVAALALLPQAAWADEGHAAPRWSDFGWRALNFVIFAGILWYFVGGLAKRFFRNRRQGIKDSLDGLEQRRAAAKAQLAEVETRIANLNAEREAILAESRAQAETLKQGIVEEAQRQAAQIVEQARLTAENEGRAVFAQVRAAIADEIVEATAKALSSRLTAEEHEKLIANSLNKVVLH
- a CDS encoding ATP synthase F0 subunit B, whose amino-acid sequence is MLDLNITLLFQLANFFIAVYVLNILLIRPIRAIIKKRNGILEGMEEEAGSFEYQASERLANYEAELTRARQDAGAKREEGREAGAAEQQQIVGAAQKSARDILAETRAALEAQAAATLADLRGQVGGLSTRLADRLLKG
- the secA gene encoding preprotein translocase subunit SecA, with amino-acid sequence MFGFLFKKIFGSKNERYLRRLRPQVQRVNALEDQMRQLEDADFPARIAQYKTAVQDQGQDLDALLPEVFALVREAARRVLGMRHYDVQLVGGMVLHKGKIAEMKTGEGKTLVATLPVVLNALTGKGVHVVTVNDYLARRDAQWMGKLYGFLGLSTGVIIHDMDDEERKAAYNADITYGTNNEFGFDYLRDNMKFYASQLVQRGHNFAIVDEVDSILIDEARTPLIISGAADESVDMYRTVDDVVCRLTPEHYTIDEKARTAMLTDAGVARCEELLQVDNLFDPANITAQHHVMQSLKAHLVFKRDVDYIVQNDQVVIVDEFTGRLMAGRRYSDGLHQALEAKEHVTVAAENQTLASITFQNYFRLYDKLSGMTGTADTEAVEFHQIYNLEVVSIPPNRPMVRKDYPDLIYRSRQEKFDAIANAIVELHKREQPVLVGTISIETSEMLSQRLTRLGIPHSVLNAKQHEQEAEIVAQAGQKGKVTIATNMAGRGTDIVLGEGVVELGGLHILGTERHESRRIDNQLRGRSGRQGDPGSSRFYLSLEDDLMRLFGSDRIKGLMEKLGLKDGEAIENAMVTRAVESAQKRVEAHHFEIRKTLLDYDNVMNQQREVIYTLRRELMVEADLTPVLDEFMGDVLDDVYAPLARAGADGAQDLREAALGRLRDIFNLERALPEGARLPEREECDPLVRVQFDRLREEAGAGYQDILRFFLLEELDRCWKEHLRNMDALRDGIGLRGYGQRDPKLEYKREGFEMFQAMLFQIRESVFRTLTRVHVRLEEAAAPDAAADAADAAGAPEPEGTPLARQYRHKEDTSLSYSAGGEVEAAAHKPAKAAPRIGRNDLCPCGSGKKYKKCCGRGK